A genomic stretch from uncultured Cohaesibacter sp. includes:
- a CDS encoding urease accessory protein UreD: MYATISPSDAPSGTPSDAVPAQRTSGTGRVSFKASDKGATRLDRLYQQGCAKIRLPKVYGGKAAEAVLINSAGGLTGGDVVTWHAKAAAGTYAVLTTQACEKIYKAESDVAHVTNHLTVADGARLDWLPQETILYDRAGLNRSLDVHLEGSARFLAVESLLLGRVAMGEALHTLTFSDNWRIHKNGRLVHAEAQRLKGDVAHIGQADAVLSGHLALATLCYIGPEDSDTMTALMESGRALIAPFEGCTAGLSSFNGKIIARLTAKNGMALRAALIPLISHFRAGEPLPRVWTT, encoded by the coding sequence ATGTACGCAACCATCTCACCGTCTGACGCCCCTTCTGGCACACCTTCTGACGCTGTGCCTGCGCAGCGGACGAGCGGGACCGGTCGGGTCAGTTTCAAGGCAAGCGACAAAGGGGCAACCAGACTGGATCGCCTCTACCAGCAAGGATGCGCCAAGATCCGTTTGCCCAAGGTGTATGGTGGCAAGGCAGCAGAGGCCGTTCTGATCAACAGCGCTGGCGGGCTGACCGGTGGCGATGTGGTCACCTGGCATGCCAAAGCTGCTGCGGGCACCTATGCGGTGCTGACCACGCAGGCCTGCGAAAAGATCTACAAGGCAGAAAGCGATGTCGCCCATGTTACCAACCATCTAACCGTTGCCGATGGCGCCCGTCTCGACTGGTTGCCGCAGGAAACCATTCTCTATGACCGCGCAGGGCTTAACCGCTCCCTTGATGTGCATCTGGAAGGCAGCGCCCGGTTTCTGGCCGTGGAAAGCCTGCTTCTGGGGCGTGTCGCCATGGGAGAAGCGCTTCACACCCTGACCTTCAGCGACAATTGGCGCATTCACAAGAACGGCAGGCTGGTCCACGCTGAAGCCCAACGCCTTAAGGGCGACGTGGCTCATATCGGTCAGGCGGATGCTGTCCTCTCCGGCCATCTGGCTCTTGCCACCCTTTGTTATATCGGGCCGGAAGACAGCGACACCATGACCGCGCTGATGGAAAGCGGCCGTGCCCTTATTGCGCCTTTTGAGGGCTGCACCGCAGGGCTTTCGAGCTTTAACGGCAAGATAATTGCACGCCTTACGGCGAAAAACGGCATGGCGCTGCGTGCGGCGCTCATTCCATTGATTTCACATTTCCGGGCCGGGGAACCTCTCCCGCGCGTCTGGACGACCTGA
- a CDS encoding urease subunit gamma yields MNLTPREKDKLLIAMAAMVARRRLERGVKLNHPEAVALITDFIVEGARDGRTVADLMEAGAHIISREQVMEGIAEMIHDIQVEATFPDGVKLVTVHEPIR; encoded by the coding sequence ATGAATTTAACCCCGAGAGAGAAGGACAAACTTCTCATCGCCATGGCTGCAATGGTGGCACGCCGACGCCTTGAAAGGGGCGTCAAGCTCAATCATCCCGAAGCGGTGGCGCTTATCACCGACTTTATCGTGGAAGGCGCACGTGACGGACGCACGGTTGCCGATCTGATGGAAGCGGGCGCTCACATCATCAGCCGCGAGCAGGTGATGGAGGGCATTGCCGAGATGATCCATGACATTCAGGTGGAAGCCACCTTCCCTGACGGCGTCAAGCTTGTCACCGTCCACGAACCGATCCGCTAA
- a CDS encoding urease subunit beta: MIPGEIITAAGDIELNAGLDVTELEVSNTGDRPVQVGSHYHFFETNPSLSFDRDAARGKRLDIASGTAVRFEPGQTRKIRLIPLEGNREVHGFRAEIGGAL, from the coding sequence ATGATTCCGGGTGAAATCATCACAGCTGCAGGCGACATTGAACTCAATGCCGGTCTGGACGTCACCGAGCTGGAGGTCTCCAACACCGGCGACCGTCCGGTTCAGGTTGGCTCCCACTATCATTTCTTTGAAACCAATCCGTCCCTCTCCTTTGACCGCGACGCAGCGCGTGGCAAACGCCTCGATATCGCTTCGGGCACAGCGGTTCGCTTCGAGCCGGGTCAGACCCGCAAGATCAGGCTGATCCCGCTTGAAGGCAACCGCGAGGTTCACGGCTTCCGCGCAGAAATCGGAGGGGCACTCTAA
- the ureC gene encoding urease subunit alpha, with translation MAYTISRAAYADMFGPTTGDKVRLADTELFIEVEKDFTTYGSEVKFGGGKVIRDGMGQSQVARADGAVDTVITNALIVDYTGIYKADIGLKDGLICGIGKAGNPDTQNGVDIIIGPGTEAIAGEGKIITAGGMDAHIHFICPQQIEEALMSGITTMLGGGTGPAHGTLATTCTPGPWHIARMIEASDAFPMNLAYAGKGNASKTKALEEMLLGGAAALKLHEDWGTTPSAIDTCLSVADEYDVQVMIHTDTLNESGFVESTVDAFKGRTIHAFHTEGAGGGHAPDIIKICGMDNVLPSSTNPTRPYTANTIAEHLDMLMVCHHLDANIPEDVAFAESRIRKETIAAEDILHDMGAFSIISSDSQAMGRVGEVIIRTWQTADKMKKQRGKLNIEAGDNDNERVKRYIAKYTINPAIAQGMSKHIGSIEVGKRADLVMWDPAFFGAKPNMVLIGGSIAAAPMGDPNASIPTPQPVHYRPMFGAFGKALTNSSVTFVSQAALDAGLPDTLGTAKQMVAVENTRSGISKASMKLNDATPDISVDPETYEVRADGEILTCEPAEVLPMAQRYFLF, from the coding sequence ATGGCATACACAATTTCCCGCGCTGCCTATGCAGACATGTTCGGCCCCACCACTGGCGACAAGGTACGCTTGGCCGATACGGAGCTTTTCATAGAGGTGGAAAAAGACTTCACGACATACGGTTCGGAAGTGAAATTCGGCGGCGGCAAGGTCATCCGTGATGGCATGGGCCAATCCCAGGTGGCGCGCGCTGACGGTGCCGTGGATACGGTCATCACCAATGCCCTGATCGTTGACTATACCGGCATTTACAAGGCCGATATCGGTTTGAAAGACGGCTTGATCTGCGGCATCGGCAAGGCAGGCAACCCGGACACCCAGAACGGGGTGGATATCATCATCGGCCCGGGCACCGAAGCCATTGCAGGCGAAGGGAAGATCATCACAGCAGGCGGTATGGACGCCCATATTCACTTCATCTGCCCCCAGCAGATTGAAGAAGCGCTGATGAGCGGCATCACCACGATGCTTGGTGGCGGCACTGGCCCAGCCCATGGCACGCTGGCCACCACCTGCACACCGGGACCATGGCACATTGCCCGCATGATCGAGGCCTCCGATGCCTTCCCGATGAATCTGGCCTATGCAGGCAAGGGCAACGCCTCCAAGACCAAGGCGCTGGAAGAAATGCTTCTGGGCGGCGCGGCAGCCCTCAAGCTGCATGAGGACTGGGGCACCACGCCATCAGCCATAGACACCTGTCTTTCTGTTGCCGATGAGTATGACGTGCAGGTGATGATCCACACCGACACGCTCAATGAATCCGGTTTCGTCGAGAGCACAGTTGATGCCTTCAAGGGTCGCACCATCCATGCCTTCCATACCGAGGGCGCTGGCGGCGGCCATGCGCCGGATATCATCAAGATCTGCGGCATGGACAATGTGCTGCCTTCGTCCACCAACCCGACCCGGCCCTATACGGCCAATACCATCGCCGAGCATCTGGACATGCTGATGGTTTGCCATCATCTGGACGCCAACATCCCCGAAGATGTGGCCTTCGCCGAGAGCCGCATCCGCAAGGAAACAATTGCCGCCGAGGACATCCTGCATGACATGGGTGCCTTCTCGATCATTTCCTCGGACAGTCAGGCCATGGGCCGCGTTGGCGAAGTGATCATCCGCACATGGCAGACAGCCGACAAGATGAAGAAACAGCGCGGCAAACTCAATATCGAGGCCGGTGACAACGACAATGAACGGGTCAAGCGCTACATTGCCAAATACACCATCAACCCGGCCATCGCGCAAGGCATGAGCAAGCATATCGGCTCCATCGAGGTGGGCAAACGCGCCGATCTCGTCATGTGGGATCCGGCCTTCTTTGGCGCCAAACCGAATATGGTGCTGATCGGCGGCTCCATTGCCGCTGCACCAATGGGGGATCCGAATGCCTCTATCCCGACGCCACAGCCGGTGCATTATCGTCCGATGTTCGGTGCCTTCGGCAAGGCTCTGACCAACAGCTCGGTGACTTTTGTATCTCAGGCTGCGCTGGATGCGGGCCTGCCGGACACGCTAGGCACCGCCAAGCAGATGGTTGCGGTCGAGAATACCCGTAGCGGCATTTCCAAGGCTTCCATGAAGCTCAATGATGCCACGCCGGACATCTCGGTCGATCCGGAGACCTATGAAGTGCGCGCCGATGGCGAAATCCTCACCTGCGAGCCAGCAGAGGTTCTGCCCATGGCCCAGCGCTACTTCCTGTTCTGA
- a CDS encoding urease accessory protein UreE, producing MPIAKASSILPKGSYAQDAFDTITLDEEDRYRRRIQLTSDNGLDFMLSLAKAMRLNHEDGLLLEDGRVIKVLAKPEALYEVRAESPLALLQLAWHLGNRHQPVEIYENHLRIRKDAVIADMLEGLGGNLGAVTAPFSPMSGAYVSKSAGTHSHDHGHAHSHSHSHDHEPHEH from the coding sequence ATGCCGATAGCAAAAGCGAGCAGCATTTTGCCAAAAGGTAGCTACGCTCAGGACGCCTTTGACACCATCACTCTGGATGAAGAGGACCGCTACCGCCGCCGCATTCAACTGACCAGCGACAATGGCCTTGACTTCATGCTGTCGCTCGCCAAAGCTATGCGGTTGAACCATGAGGACGGTTTGCTGCTGGAAGACGGGCGTGTGATCAAGGTGTTGGCGAAACCCGAGGCGCTCTATGAAGTGCGCGCTGAAAGCCCGCTTGCGCTATTGCAATTGGCATGGCATCTGGGAAATCGCCATCAACCGGTCGAGATTTATGAGAATCACCTGCGCATTCGCAAGGATGCGGTGATCGCCGACATGTTGGAAGGGCTGGGCGGCAATCTGGGCGCAGTAACGGCGCCCTTCTCGCCCATGAGCGGCGCTTATGTCAGCAAGTCAGCCGGCACTCATAGTCACGATCATGGCCATGCGCATTCCCACAGCCATTCTCATGATCACGAGCCGCATGAGCATTAA
- a CDS encoding urease accessory protein UreF, whose product MSASQPALIVTIMAMRIPTAILMITSRMSINPETNTQTGTPPSTGVQQGTALLRLLTWLSPAFPLGTFSYSHGLETAICEGICHDRDSVGDWIEHIITLGSAKSDAILLAHAWRIGSRNMDELIALNDLALALSASKERYVETSQQGMAFFKASAAWPTGLQEQLKKAGPETIALPVIMGATAKEHGIDLGVILPASLHAFASNLISVAMRLVPLGQTDGLLLQARLEAPLLTSANHAATARLDDLGSSCFHSDIAAMRHETLYTRIFRS is encoded by the coding sequence ATGTCAGCAAGTCAGCCGGCACTCATAGTCACGATCATGGCCATGCGCATTCCCACAGCCATTCTCATGATCACGAGCCGCATGAGCATTAATCCCGAGACCAACACCCAGACTGGCACGCCCCCGTCAACTGGCGTTCAGCAGGGAACGGCTTTGCTGCGCCTGCTGACCTGGCTTTCTCCGGCCTTTCCCCTTGGCACCTTTAGCTACAGCCACGGGCTGGAAACGGCGATCTGCGAGGGGATTTGCCACGACAGAGACAGCGTCGGCGACTGGATCGAGCATATCATCACCTTGGGCAGTGCAAAGAGTGACGCCATTCTGCTGGCCCATGCCTGGCGCATTGGCTCAAGAAACATGGATGAGCTCATCGCGCTCAATGATCTGGCTTTGGCCCTCTCGGCCAGCAAGGAGCGCTATGTTGAGACCAGCCAACAGGGCATGGCTTTCTTCAAGGCCAGTGCGGCATGGCCTACAGGGCTGCAGGAGCAGCTCAAGAAGGCCGGGCCGGAGACCATCGCCCTGCCCGTCATCATGGGCGCTACGGCCAAAGAACACGGCATTGATCTTGGCGTCATTCTGCCAGCAAGCCTGCATGCCTTTGCCTCGAACCTTATTTCCGTTGCCATGCGCCTGGTCCCGCTCGGCCAGACAGACGGCCTTTTATTGCAGGCACGTCTGGAAGCTCCGCTTCTGACCAGCGCCAACCATGCGGCCACGGCGCGCCTTGATGATCTGGGCTCGAGCTGCTTTCATTCCGATATTGCCGCCATGCGGCACGAGACGCTTTATACAAGGATTTTCCGATCATGA
- the ureG gene encoding urease accessory protein UreG, giving the protein MTSSSTCDSAQGPMRIGIGGPVGSGKTTLTEKLCLAMRDRFSIGVVTNDIYTKEDAEALVRKQALAEDRVIGIETGGCPHTAIREDASINLAAVDDLCARHKDLDFIFIESGGDNLAATFSPDLADLTIYLISVAQGDDIPRKGGPAISRSDLLLINKSDLAPYVGADLERMKEDAKTVRGSKPHLFTDLSRGVGVEEVVAFLCKKSGFDLA; this is encoded by the coding sequence ATGACTTCATCCAGCACCTGCGACAGTGCCCAAGGTCCGATGCGCATCGGCATCGGCGGTCCGGTTGGCTCGGGCAAGACGACGCTTACCGAAAAGCTCTGCCTTGCCATGCGCGATCGCTTCTCCATTGGTGTCGTCACCAATGACATCTACACAAAGGAAGATGCCGAAGCGCTGGTGCGCAAGCAGGCTCTGGCCGAAGACCGGGTCATCGGCATCGAGACCGGCGGCTGCCCACACACAGCCATTCGCGAAGACGCCTCGATCAATCTTGCTGCGGTGGATGACCTCTGCGCCCGACACAAGGATCTCGATTTCATCTTCATCGAATCCGGTGGTGACAATCTGGCAGCAACCTTCTCGCCAGACCTTGCGGATCTGACGATCTATCTTATCTCCGTGGCGCAGGGTGACGACATCCCGCGCAAGGGGGGGCCCGCCATTTCCCGCTCGGACCTGTTATTGATCAACAAATCTGATCTGGCTCCCTATGTCGGAGCGGATCTTGAGCGCATGAAAGAAGACGCCAAGACGGTGCGCGGCAGCAAGCCCCATCTCTTCACCGATCTCTCACGTGGTGTCGGCGTTGAAGAGGTCGTTGCTTTTCTGTGCAAAAAATCCGGCTTCGATCTGGCATGA
- a CDS encoding urate hydroxylase PuuD, producing MLDFDLLQPLIWSWLEFAVRWTHVITAIAWIGSSFYFIALDLGLRKAPNLPVGAHGEEWQVHGGGFYHIRKFLVAPEHMPEHLTWFKWESYSTWLSGAALLMVTYWAGANLFLIDQSKMELEVWQAILISAGSLTIGWLVYDFLCKSSLDAKPTLLMVLLFVLLVAMGWGYNHVFTGRAVLLHLGAFTATIMTANVFFIIIPNQKIVVADLKAGRTPDPKYGKIAKLRSTHNNYLTLPVIFLMLSNHYPLAFASPYNWVIAALVFLMGVTIRHWFNTRHARKGNPYWTIPATILLFLAIVWISLIPMLYESEGDIMDEDEDISQTLSAYEMKYANAAGFEDVTDIVISRCSMCHADEVAWEGIGTAPRGIHLDNEARIIRAAREIYINAGATNAMPPANVTFMEPEERRTIINWYKAAQKG from the coding sequence ATGCTTGATTTTGACTTATTGCAACCGCTCATCTGGTCCTGGCTGGAATTTGCCGTCCGCTGGACCCATGTGATCACCGCGATCGCATGGATTGGATCGAGCTTTTATTTCATTGCGTTGGATCTGGGCTTGCGCAAGGCTCCCAATCTGCCGGTTGGTGCCCATGGGGAAGAATGGCAGGTGCATGGTGGTGGCTTCTACCATATCCGCAAATTCCTCGTCGCGCCCGAGCATATGCCCGAGCACCTGACATGGTTCAAATGGGAAAGCTATTCGACCTGGTTGTCCGGTGCGGCGCTTCTTATGGTGACCTATTGGGCCGGGGCCAACCTGTTCCTCATCGACCAGTCCAAGATGGAGCTGGAGGTTTGGCAGGCGATCCTCATTTCTGCCGGGTCCCTGACGATCGGCTGGCTGGTTTATGATTTCCTCTGCAAATCGAGCCTTGATGCAAAGCCGACCCTTCTGATGGTGCTGCTGTTCGTGCTGCTGGTGGCCATGGGCTGGGGCTATAATCATGTCTTCACCGGTCGCGCCGTGCTGCTGCATCTTGGGGCCTTCACAGCAACCATCATGACGGCAAATGTCTTCTTCATCATCATCCCCAACCAGAAGATCGTCGTGGCCGATCTCAAGGCCGGACGCACGCCAGACCCCAAATATGGCAAGATAGCCAAGCTGCGCTCGACCCATAACAACTATCTCACCTTGCCGGTGATCTTCCTGATGCTGTCCAACCATTATCCGCTGGCTTTTGCCTCGCCTTATAACTGGGTGATCGCGGCGCTGGTGTTCCTGATGGGGGTTACCATCAGGCATTGGTTCAACACCCGCCATGCCCGCAAGGGTAACCCTTACTGGACCATTCCGGCAACCATCCTGCTGTTCCTTGCGATTGTCTGGATCTCGCTCATTCCCATGCTCTATGAAAGCGAAGGGGACATTATGGACGAGGACGAAGACATCAGCCAGACGCTCTCTGCCTATGAAATGAAATATGCCAATGCAGCGGGCTTTGAAGATGTGACCGATATCGTCATCAGCCGCTGTTCCATGTGTCATGCAGACGAAGTGGCGTGGGAAGGCATCGGCACAGCGCCTCGTGGCATCCATCTGGACAATGAGGCACGGATCATTCGGGCGGCGCGGGAAATCTATATCAATGCCGGGGCAACCAACGCCATGCCGCCCGCCAATGTGACCTTCATGGAGCCAGAAGAACGCCGGACGATCATCAACTGGTACAAGGCCGCGCAAAAGGGCTAG
- a CDS encoding LysR family transcriptional regulator, protein MSYFDNIKTFVRVFELGSMSAAARDQRISPAVASARISQLEDHLNVRLFQRTTRMLTPTEQGKLFYPGACRILETIEEAEALVSSVTLKPRGSIHVAAPLGIGRRLVAPAVPDFKKEFPLIDVRMRLSDRKLDVAAEGLDVAFFLGVPEDSNLRIRKIADCRRVLCASPSYIETHGEPENGEALAGPDHACLNLRYPGAPEFQWPLQTEDGVKRFAVSGPFESDDGDVLTDWALHGHGIILKPEFEVLNYLRTGQLVPILTDTPPIPIQMACLYSHRRRQDPKIRLFIDFIAGHIRTVLADQENAQQAS, encoded by the coding sequence ATGTCCTATTTTGATAATATTAAAACCTTTGTGCGCGTGTTTGAATTGGGCTCCATGTCGGCCGCCGCTCGCGACCAGCGTATTTCGCCCGCCGTGGCCTCGGCCCGCATTTCGCAACTGGAAGACCATCTCAATGTGCGCCTGTTTCAGCGTACGACCCGCATGTTAACCCCGACCGAACAGGGCAAGCTCTTCTATCCCGGTGCCTGTCGCATATTGGAAACCATCGAGGAGGCCGAAGCTCTTGTTTCCAGCGTCACGCTCAAGCCGCGCGGCTCCATCCATGTGGCAGCCCCCCTTGGCATCGGCCGCCGGTTGGTGGCGCCTGCCGTGCCTGATTTCAAAAAGGAATTCCCGCTCATCGACGTGCGCATGCGCCTTTCCGATCGCAAGCTTGATGTGGCTGCCGAAGGGCTTGATGTTGCCTTTTTCCTTGGGGTGCCGGAGGATTCCAATCTGCGCATCCGCAAGATTGCTGATTGTCGCCGGGTGCTTTGCGCCTCTCCCTCCTATATCGAAACCCATGGGGAACCGGAAAATGGGGAGGCGCTGGCCGGGCCGGACCATGCCTGTCTCAATCTGCGTTATCCCGGTGCGCCGGAATTCCAGTGGCCCTTGCAGACTGAAGATGGCGTGAAGCGCTTTGCGGTGTCTGGTCCGTTCGAATCAGATGATGGTGACGTGCTGACAGACTGGGCGCTGCATGGTCACGGCATCATCCTGAAGCCGGAATTTGAAGTTTTGAACTATTTGCGCACGGGCCAGCTGGTGCCGATCCTGACCGACACCCCACCAATCCCGATCCAGATGGCTTGTCTTTATTCCCATCGGCGGCGGCAGGACCCCAAGATTCGCCTGTTCATCGACTTCATCGCGGGTCATATCCGCACAGTGCTGGCCGACCAGGAAAATGCGCAGCAGGCCAGCTAG
- the uraH gene encoding hydroxyisourate hydrolase — protein sequence MAGYLTTHVLDTARGCPAVGMAIELYRLEGEARILLATKITNEDGRTDGAILPKEDFSVGIYELVFYAGAYLDEAEGLQTEPRFLDTIPIRFGMNEQSHYHVPLLLSPYGYSTYRGS from the coding sequence ATGGCCGGATATCTGACGACCCATGTATTGGACACTGCGCGGGGCTGCCCTGCGGTGGGCATGGCCATTGAGCTTTATCGGCTTGAGGGAGAGGCCCGCATCTTGCTGGCAACAAAAATCACCAATGAAGATGGCCGAACGGATGGAGCCATCCTGCCCAAGGAGGATTTCTCGGTTGGCATCTATGAACTTGTTTTCTATGCAGGCGCCTATCTTGATGAAGCCGAAGGACTGCAGACGGAGCCGCGCTTTCTGGATACCATTCCCATCCGCTTTGGTATGAACGAACAGAGCCATTATCATGTGCCCTTGCTGCTCTCGCCCTATGGCTATTCCACCTATCGGGGCAGCTGA